From a region of the Acidimicrobiales bacterium genome:
- a CDS encoding GDP-mannose 4,6-dehydratase has product MRALVTGGRGFVGTWLTTHLTEQGDEVVAIDHEVDVTDGQAVRAAMFDAAPDVVYHLAALTHVGRSWTDPAEVLQVNATGTLYVLEAARACPRPPRVLVISSAEVYGAVPEERLPVSEDAPLAPVTPYAASKVAAEYLGVQAHLAHGLPVVRVRPFNHVGPGQSSGFVVPALAERIMAARRTGASSILVGNLSARRDLTDVRDVVRAYRLLAEQGVPGDVYNVCTGHDVAIEEVAERLQVLAGTDLRLELDPSLARPVDVPVVRGDPTKLHATTGWAPEIDLDTTLADVLAQWGERAA; this is encoded by the coding sequence GTGCGTGCGCTGGTGACGGGGGGCAGGGGCTTCGTGGGCACGTGGTTGACCACGCACCTCACCGAGCAGGGTGACGAGGTCGTGGCCATCGACCACGAGGTCGACGTCACCGACGGCCAGGCCGTGCGCGCCGCGATGTTCGATGCCGCGCCCGACGTCGTGTACCACCTGGCGGCACTGACCCACGTGGGGCGGTCGTGGACCGATCCGGCGGAGGTGCTGCAGGTGAACGCCACCGGGACGCTGTATGTGCTCGAGGCGGCGCGAGCCTGTCCGCGCCCGCCGCGGGTGCTGGTGATCAGCTCGGCGGAGGTCTACGGCGCGGTCCCCGAGGAGCGCCTCCCCGTCAGCGAGGACGCGCCGCTCGCCCCGGTCACACCGTACGCGGCGTCCAAGGTGGCGGCCGAGTACCTCGGGGTGCAGGCACACCTCGCCCACGGGCTTCCGGTCGTGCGCGTGCGCCCCTTCAACCACGTCGGGCCGGGACAGTCGTCGGGGTTCGTGGTGCCGGCCCTGGCGGAGCGGATCATGGCCGCCCGTCGCACCGGCGCCTCGAGCATCCTCGTCGGGAACCTGTCCGCCCGGCGCGACCTCACCGACGTCCGCGACGTCGTGCGTGCATATCGCCTGTTGGCCGAGCAGGGCGTTCCGGGGGACGTCTACAACGTGTGCACGGGCCACGACGTCGCCATCGAGGAGGTGGCCGAGCGGTTGCAGGTTCTCGCCGGCACCGACCTGCGCCTCGAGCTCGACCCGTCGCTGGCGAGGCCCGTGGACGTCCCGGTCGTGCGGGGGGACCCCACCAAGCTGCACGCCACCACGGGGTGGGCGCCGGAGATCGACCTCGACACCACGCTGGCCGACGTGCTCGCACAATGGGGTGAGCGCGCCGCCTGA
- a CDS encoding glycosyltransferase family 1 protein codes for MSGPSLRLSLDVSAVPDRPVGAGRYTIDLATALLARDDVTPTLWSRRGDAARWRAMTGAGGAGAHVEAVAPERRPLRLAWEQARLPGLLRRADVAVHHGPHYTMPERARLPRVVTVHDLTFFEHPEWHERSKVVVFRRAIRVAARRADAIVCVSARTAERLEALCSPTGRVFVVPHGVDHDRFRPDPGAADADGRILEGLGVHPPYVVFVGTLEPRKAVPDLVAAFDMVAGASSELSLVLAGQPGWGAAAVERAVAAARAGGRVVRTGYVPDDAVPALLRQAVAAAYPALEEGFGLPALEALACGTPLVTTAGTTMAELSAGAAFEVRPGSVGQLADALRAVAGGDDAVAERRRLGLAVAAGHTWTACAAGHMAAYRWAVGGHPGSPPGPPPRPPPGPPPGGSAAPR; via the coding sequence ATGAGCGGGCCGTCGCTGCGCCTGTCGCTCGACGTGAGCGCCGTCCCCGACCGACCGGTCGGTGCGGGGCGCTACACCATCGACCTCGCCACCGCGCTCCTGGCGCGCGACGACGTGACGCCGACGCTGTGGAGCCGGCGGGGCGACGCGGCACGTTGGCGCGCCATGACCGGCGCCGGCGGCGCCGGTGCCCACGTCGAGGCCGTCGCGCCGGAGCGGCGCCCGCTGCGCCTGGCGTGGGAGCAGGCCCGGCTACCCGGCCTGCTGCGTCGTGCGGATGTCGCCGTGCACCACGGCCCGCACTACACGATGCCCGAGCGTGCCCGCCTGCCCCGGGTCGTGACCGTCCACGACCTCACCTTCTTCGAGCATCCGGAGTGGCACGAGCGGTCCAAAGTCGTCGTCTTCCGCCGCGCCATCCGGGTGGCGGCCCGCCGGGCCGACGCCATCGTCTGCGTCAGTGCGCGGACGGCCGAGCGGCTCGAGGCGCTGTGCAGCCCCACCGGCCGGGTCTTCGTCGTGCCGCACGGCGTCGACCACGATCGCTTCCGCCCCGACCCCGGCGCTGCTGACGCCGACGGGCGGATCCTCGAGGGGCTCGGCGTCCACCCGCCCTACGTGGTGTTCGTCGGGACGCTCGAGCCGCGCAAGGCGGTGCCCGACCTGGTGGCCGCGTTCGACATGGTGGCGGGCGCGAGCTCCGAGCTGTCGCTCGTCCTGGCGGGCCAGCCGGGCTGGGGCGCGGCGGCGGTGGAGCGCGCGGTGGCGGCGGCGCGCGCCGGGGGGCGCGTCGTGCGCACGGGGTACGTCCCCGATGACGCCGTGCCGGCGCTCCTGCGCCAAGCCGTTGCCGCCGCCTACCCGGCCCTGGAGGAGGGTTTCGGCCTCCCGGCCCTCGAGGCCCTGGCGTGCGGGACACCGCTGGTCACGACGGCGGGGACGACGATGGCCGAGCTGTCGGCGGGGGCCGCCTTCGAGGTCCGACCGGGGTCGGTGGGCCAGCTCGCCGACGCCCTGCGCGCCGTAGCAGGCGGCGACGACGCCGTGGCGGAGCGCCGCCGTCTCGGATTGGCCGTCGCCGCCGGGCACACCTGGACGGCGTGCGCGGCCGGGCACATGGCGGCGTACCGGTGGGCGGTGGGTGGCCACCCGGGCTCGCCACCGGGGCCGCCACCGAGGCCGCCACCGGGGCCGCCACCGGGTGGGAGCGCCGCTCCCCGGTAA
- a CDS encoding glycosyltransferase family 1 protein: MAGAAGGTSAGAGPVSAARDTGDGGVLLVVEQLRRAVPGGIGTYARGLLQGLATLAGGDGALPPVTLLASRPPATPDPLAAFGLPVMASALPGPLLTRAWDRGLLRTPGRFAVVHALSLAVPPTGKSAEVVTVHDLAWRAVPDAYPRRGRRWHDKALGRALRRASHFVVPSAAVAGDLVSAGAPSGAVTVVPHGSDHLPAPDHAAAGALLERLGVGGEFLLSVGTLEPRKNLTRLFDAYADARGALPGPWPLVVVGPTGWGARTPSRDGIVFAGPVGDGTLASLYERARLLAYVPLQEGFGLPPLEAMRAGTPVVASPLPSTGDAALEVDPARVDEIAGAIVRLATDDALRARHAAAGRAHAARLTWSAAAGAHVAVWASLA, translated from the coding sequence GTGGCGGGCGCGGCCGGGGGAACGAGCGCGGGGGCGGGCCCGGTGAGCGCGGCGCGCGACACCGGCGACGGCGGGGTGCTCCTCGTCGTGGAGCAGCTGCGGCGGGCGGTCCCCGGGGGCATCGGCACCTACGCCCGCGGGCTCCTGCAGGGGTTGGCGACGCTCGCCGGCGGTGACGGCGCCCTGCCCCCGGTCACGCTGCTCGCCAGCCGCCCGCCCGCTACTCCCGACCCGCTGGCGGCGTTCGGCCTGCCGGTGATGGCGTCGGCGCTCCCGGGCCCGCTGCTCACCCGCGCCTGGGACCGCGGGCTCCTGCGCACACCGGGCCGGTTCGCGGTGGTGCACGCCCTGTCCCTGGCGGTGCCGCCGACCGGGAAGAGCGCCGAGGTCGTGACGGTCCACGACCTGGCGTGGCGCGCCGTCCCCGACGCCTACCCCCGTCGCGGCCGGCGGTGGCACGACAAGGCCCTCGGGCGCGCCCTGCGCCGCGCCTCGCACTTCGTGGTGCCCTCCGCCGCCGTCGCCGGCGATCTGGTGTCTGCCGGCGCGCCGTCGGGGGCGGTGACAGTGGTGCCGCACGGCTCGGACCACCTCCCCGCGCCCGACCACGCCGCCGCCGGGGCGCTGCTCGAGCGCCTCGGGGTGGGCGGCGAGTTCCTCCTGTCGGTGGGGACGCTCGAGCCGCGCAAGAACCTGACGCGCCTGTTCGACGCGTACGCGGACGCCCGCGGCGCGCTGCCCGGGCCGTGGCCGCTGGTGGTCGTCGGGCCGACGGGATGGGGAGCGCGGACCCCGTCACGGGACGGCATCGTGTTCGCCGGACCGGTCGGTGATGGCACCCTGGCATCGTTGTACGAACGGGCGCGACTGCTCGCCTACGTCCCGCTCCAGGAGGGGTTCGGGCTCCCGCCGCTCGAGGCGATGCGCGCCGGCACACCCGTGGTGGCGAGCCCGCTGCCGAGCACGGGGGACGCCGCGCTCGAGGTCGATCCGGCGCGGGTCGACGAGATCGCCGGGGCGATCGTGCGCCTGGCGACCGACGACGCGCTGAGGGCCCGCCATGCCGCCGCCGGCCGCGCCCACGCGGCGCGCCTCACCTGGAGCGCCGCAGCCGGCGCGCATGTGGCCGTGTGGGCGTCACTCGCATGA